The Homo sapiens chromosome 5, GRCh38.p14 Primary Assembly genome includes a window with the following:
- the ZNF354A gene encoding zinc finger protein 354A isoform 1 (isoform 1 is encoded by transcript variant 1): MAAGQREARPQVSLTFEDVAVLFTRDEWRKLAPSQRNLYRDVMLENYRNLVSLGLPFTKPKVISLLQQGEDPWEVEKDGSGVSSLGSKSSHKTTKSTQTQDSSFQGLILKRSNRNVPWDLKLEKPYIYEGRLEKKQDKKGSFQIVSATHKKIPTIERSHKNTELSQNFSPKSVLIRQQILPREKTPPKCEIQGNSLKQNSQLLNQPKITADKRYKCSLCEKTFINTSSLRKHEKNHSGEKLFKCKECSKAFSQSSALIQHQITHTGEKPYICKECGKAFTLSTSLYKHLRTHTVEKSYRCKECGKSFSRRSGLFIHQKIHAEENPCKYNPGRKASSCSTSLSGCQRIHSRKKSYLCNECGNTFKSSSSLRYHQRIHTGEKPFKCSECGRAFSQSASLIQHERIHTGEKPYRCNECGKGFTSISRLNRHRIIHTGEKFYNCNECGKALSSHSTLIIHERIHTGEKPCKCKVCGKAFRQSSALIQHQRMHTGERPYKCNECGKTFRCNSSLSNHQRIHTGEKPYRCEECGISFGQSSALIQHRRIHTGEKPFKCNTCGKTFRQSSSRIAHQRIHTGEKPYECNTCGKLFNHRSSLTNHYKIHIEEDP; encoded by the exons ATGGCTGCTGGGCAGCGGGAAGCGAGGCCCCAG GTGTCACTGACGTTTGAGGATGTGGCTGTGCTGTTTACCCGAGATGAGTGGAGAAAGCTGGCCCCTTCTCAGAGAAACTTGTACCGGgatgtgatgctggagaactATAGGAACCTGGTCTCACTGG GGCTCCCATTTACCAAACCAAAAGTGATCTCCCTGTTGCAGCAAGGAGAAGatccctgggaggtggagaaagaCGGTTCTGGCGTCTCCTCTCTAG gaTCGAAGAGCAGTCATAAAACCACAAAGTCAACGCAAACACAAGACTCTTCATTTCAGGGACTGATACTGAAAAGATCCAACAGGAATGTACCTTGGGATTTGAAATTAGAAAAGCCTTACATATATGAAGGCAGATTAGAGAAAAAGCAGGATAAAAAGGGAAGTTTTCAGATAGTTTCAGCCACCCACAAAAAAATCCCCACTATAGAAAGAAGCCATAAAAATACTGAATTGAGCCAAAACTTCAGCCCAAAGTCAGTGCTTATTAGGCAACAGATACTTCCCAGAGAAAAAACACCACCAAAATGTGAAATACAAGGAAACAGCCTCAAACAGAATTCACAATTACTTAATCAACCAAAAATTACAGCAGATAAACGCTATAAATGTAGTCTGTGTGAAAAAACCTTCATTAACACTTCATCCCTTCGTAAACATGAGAAAAACCATAGTGGAGAGAAACTATTTAAGTGTAAAGAATGTTCAAAAGCCTTTAGCCAAAGTTCAGCTCTTATTCAACATCAAATAAcgcatactggagagaaaccctacatatgtaaagaatgtgggaaagcctttactCTCAGTACATCCCTTTATAAACATCTAAGAACCCATACTGTGGAGAAATCCTACAGATGTAAAGAATGTGGTAAATCCTTCAGCCGAAGGTCAGGCCTTTTTATACATCAAAAAATTCATGCTGAAGAAAACCCTTGTAAGTATAATCCGGGTAGGAAGGCATCTAGTTGCAGCACATCCCTTTCTGGATGTCAAAGAATTCATTCTAGAAAGAAGTCCTACTtatgtaatgaatgtggcaacACCTTTAAGTCTAGCTCATCCCTTCGTTatcatcagagaattcacactggagagaagccttttAAATGTAGTGAATGTGGGAGAGCCTTCAGCCAGAGTGCCTCTCTTATTCAACATGAAAGAATTCACACCGGAGAAAAGCCCTATAGatgcaatgaatgtgggaaagGCTTTACTTCTATTTCACGACTTAATAGACACCGAAtcattcatactggagagaagttTTATAATTGTAATGAATGTGGTAAAGCCTTAAGCTCCCACTCAACACTTATTATTCACGAgcgaattcatactggagaaaaaccatGTAAATGTAAAGtatgtggaaaagccttcagaCAGAGTTCAGCTCTCATTCAACATCAGAGAATGCATACTGGAGAAAGACCCTATAAATGTAACGAGTGTGGGAAAACATTCAGGTGTAACTCATCACTTAGTAATCaccagagaattcatactggagagaaaccatatcGATGTGAGGAATGTGGGATATCTTTTGGCCAAAGTTCAGCTCTTATTCAGCATCGAAGGATTCATACAGGAGAAAAACCCTTTAAATGTAATACATGTGGAAAAACTTTTAGACAAAGCTCATCACGTATTgcacatcagagaattcatactggagagaaaccctatgaatgtaatacATGTGGGAAACTTTTCAACCATAGGTCATCCCTTACTAatcattataaaattcatatcGAAGAGGACCCCTAG
- the ZNF354A gene encoding zinc finger protein 354A isoform 2 (isoform 2 is encoded by transcript variant 2), which produces MLENYRNLVSLGLPFTKPKVISLLQQGEDPWEVEKDGSGVSSLGSKSSHKTTKSTQTQDSSFQGLILKRSNRNVPWDLKLEKPYIYEGRLEKKQDKKGSFQIVSATHKKIPTIERSHKNTELSQNFSPKSVLIRQQILPREKTPPKCEIQGNSLKQNSQLLNQPKITADKRYKCSLCEKTFINTSSLRKHEKNHSGEKLFKCKECSKAFSQSSALIQHQITHTGEKPYICKECGKAFTLSTSLYKHLRTHTVEKSYRCKECGKSFSRRSGLFIHQKIHAEENPCKYNPGRKASSCSTSLSGCQRIHSRKKSYLCNECGNTFKSSSSLRYHQRIHTGEKPFKCSECGRAFSQSASLIQHERIHTGEKPYRCNECGKGFTSISRLNRHRIIHTGEKFYNCNECGKALSSHSTLIIHERIHTGEKPCKCKVCGKAFRQSSALIQHQRMHTGERPYKCNECGKTFRCNSSLSNHQRIHTGEKPYRCEECGISFGQSSALIQHRRIHTGEKPFKCNTCGKTFRQSSSRIAHQRIHTGEKPYECNTCGKLFNHRSSLTNHYKIHIEEDP; this is translated from the exons atgctggagaactATAGGAACCTGGTCTCACTGG GGCTCCCATTTACCAAACCAAAAGTGATCTCCCTGTTGCAGCAAGGAGAAGatccctgggaggtggagaaagaCGGTTCTGGCGTCTCCTCTCTAG gaTCGAAGAGCAGTCATAAAACCACAAAGTCAACGCAAACACAAGACTCTTCATTTCAGGGACTGATACTGAAAAGATCCAACAGGAATGTACCTTGGGATTTGAAATTAGAAAAGCCTTACATATATGAAGGCAGATTAGAGAAAAAGCAGGATAAAAAGGGAAGTTTTCAGATAGTTTCAGCCACCCACAAAAAAATCCCCACTATAGAAAGAAGCCATAAAAATACTGAATTGAGCCAAAACTTCAGCCCAAAGTCAGTGCTTATTAGGCAACAGATACTTCCCAGAGAAAAAACACCACCAAAATGTGAAATACAAGGAAACAGCCTCAAACAGAATTCACAATTACTTAATCAACCAAAAATTACAGCAGATAAACGCTATAAATGTAGTCTGTGTGAAAAAACCTTCATTAACACTTCATCCCTTCGTAAACATGAGAAAAACCATAGTGGAGAGAAACTATTTAAGTGTAAAGAATGTTCAAAAGCCTTTAGCCAAAGTTCAGCTCTTATTCAACATCAAATAAcgcatactggagagaaaccctacatatgtaaagaatgtgggaaagcctttactCTCAGTACATCCCTTTATAAACATCTAAGAACCCATACTGTGGAGAAATCCTACAGATGTAAAGAATGTGGTAAATCCTTCAGCCGAAGGTCAGGCCTTTTTATACATCAAAAAATTCATGCTGAAGAAAACCCTTGTAAGTATAATCCGGGTAGGAAGGCATCTAGTTGCAGCACATCCCTTTCTGGATGTCAAAGAATTCATTCTAGAAAGAAGTCCTACTtatgtaatgaatgtggcaacACCTTTAAGTCTAGCTCATCCCTTCGTTatcatcagagaattcacactggagagaagccttttAAATGTAGTGAATGTGGGAGAGCCTTCAGCCAGAGTGCCTCTCTTATTCAACATGAAAGAATTCACACCGGAGAAAAGCCCTATAGatgcaatgaatgtgggaaagGCTTTACTTCTATTTCACGACTTAATAGACACCGAAtcattcatactggagagaagttTTATAATTGTAATGAATGTGGTAAAGCCTTAAGCTCCCACTCAACACTTATTATTCACGAgcgaattcatactggagaaaaaccatGTAAATGTAAAGtatgtggaaaagccttcagaCAGAGTTCAGCTCTCATTCAACATCAGAGAATGCATACTGGAGAAAGACCCTATAAATGTAACGAGTGTGGGAAAACATTCAGGTGTAACTCATCACTTAGTAATCaccagagaattcatactggagagaaaccatatcGATGTGAGGAATGTGGGATATCTTTTGGCCAAAGTTCAGCTCTTATTCAGCATCGAAGGATTCATACAGGAGAAAAACCCTTTAAATGTAATACATGTGGAAAAACTTTTAGACAAAGCTCATCACGTATTgcacatcagagaattcatactggagagaaaccctatgaatgtaatacATGTGGGAAACTTTTCAACCATAGGTCATCCCTTACTAatcattataaaattcatatcGAAGAGGACCCCTAG